Genomic DNA from Alicyclobacillus fastidiosus:
CATCGCAGCAGCTGCGGGCATTCCAGTCGCGAAACACGGCAATCGCGCGGCATCGAGTCAGAGTGGCAGCGCAGACGTACTGCAAACACTCGGCGCTCGCATCGACCTCGATGCACCTTCCTGTGAAGCTCTGCTTGCAAAGACAAACCTTTGTTTCCTGTTCGCCCCTGTCTTTCATCCAGCCATGAAACATGCGGCAACCGCCCGCAAGGAATTGGGTTTCCGGACCATCTTTAACATCCTGGGGCCATTGACCAACCCAGCTCGTACACGACGCCAAGTGCTCGGCGTATTCCGCGAAAGCTTGGTGGAGACGGTGGCGCAAGCCTTGGCTCAATTAGGCGTGGACCACGCGATGGTCGTCCACGGAGCGGGTGGTCTCGACGAATTATCCATCTCAGGGCCGACCACCGTCGCCGAGGTGCGGGGCCGGAAGGTCACGATGCGAATCATCACGCCTGAGGACGTTTCGCTCGCTCGCGCAGACGTCAGCGCCATCCGCGGCGGCGACGCGGCGGTTAACGCCGGGATCGTTCGCGAACTGCTTCTCGGACAGCCAGGCGCAAGGCGGGACGTCGTCGTCTTGAACGCGGCGGCCGCACTTTATGTGGGCGGGAAGGCGAGTGACCTGCAAGCGGGCGCGCAACTGGCAAAGGATCTCATCGACAGTGGAGCGGCGTATCGGAAGTTGAACGAGTTCATTCGCGAGAGCCACGCCGTCGTTCCAAACACAGCAGAGGTGATCAATGGATGAGCGTTTTAGATAAGATTTTGACGACGAAACGAGAAGAAGTGGCGCGGATGCGCGAGCGGGGAGTCGTCTTTGACACTTCGCGCAAGCGCGAGATTCGTTCGCTTCGCACGGCGCTCTTGAGCGGTGCACATCTTGGAATCATCGCGGAAATTAAGCGCAAAAGCCCGTCGAAAGGGACTATCCAAGCTGACATCAACCCACGAGAGCGGGCAAAGGTGTACGAACGGGCGGGCGCTACGGCGATTTCCGTACTCACGGACCAAACCTACTTCGGTGGGTCTATCGACGACTTGCGCTCGGTGCGAGAAGCTGTCTCCATCCCTTTGCTTCGCAAGGATTTTATCATCGATGAGCTGCAAATTGACGAGGCGTACGCGGCAGGGGCGGACGTCGTCCTGCTCATTGCCGCAGCGCTGCCGCCAGACCGGCTTCGGGCTCTGTCGGCGTACGCTCAAGGCCTCGGCTTAGACGTGTTGCTCGAGGTTCACGGCGTCGACGAACTGGATGCGGCGCTTGCTGCGGCGCCGAGTGTCCTTGGTATCAACAACCGCAACCTCCACACGTTCGATGTCGACTTGGGGACGACCCAAGCCGTCATTGAAGCGCTCCCCAAAGATGTCGTGGTCATCTCCGAGAGTGGCATTTTCGGGACCGACGACGCGCAGCGTATGGTTGATGCAGGAGCTCGCGGAGTCCTCGTGGGTGAGTTGCTGATGCGCCATAGCGATTTAGACGATGTGGCGAAGTGCCTCACTTCGCTGCAGGTGGAAATGCCATCGGTGGACATCGCGTGAGCGCGCCCGAGGTGCAGGTCAAGATATGCGGCCTTCAGCCAGACGATGA
This window encodes:
- the trpD gene encoding anthranilate phosphoribosyltransferase, which gives rise to MSRIVDLALRSVAIGEVLGAELADEFMNELMNGRVSSVQLAGLISAMAVRGEQPTEIVGFARAMRRHAIPMTAPSGALDTCGTGGDGADTFNISTTVAIIAAAAGIPVAKHGNRAASSQSGSADVLQTLGARIDLDAPSCEALLAKTNLCFLFAPVFHPAMKHAATARKELGFRTIFNILGPLTNPARTRRQVLGVFRESLVETVAQALAQLGVDHAMVVHGAGGLDELSISGPTTVAEVRGRKVTMRIITPEDVSLARADVSAIRGGDAAVNAGIVRELLLGQPGARRDVVVLNAAAALYVGGKASDLQAGAQLAKDLIDSGAAYRKLNEFIRESHAVVPNTAEVING
- the trpC gene encoding indole-3-glycerol phosphate synthase TrpC; this translates as MSVLDKILTTKREEVARMRERGVVFDTSRKREIRSLRTALLSGAHLGIIAEIKRKSPSKGTIQADINPRERAKVYERAGATAISVLTDQTYFGGSIDDLRSVREAVSIPLLRKDFIIDELQIDEAYAAGADVVLLIAAALPPDRLRALSAYAQGLGLDVLLEVHGVDELDAALAAAPSVLGINNRNLHTFDVDLGTTQAVIEALPKDVVVISESGIFGTDDAQRMVDAGARGVLVGELLMRHSDLDDVAKCLTSLQVEMPSVDIA